Within the Mastacembelus armatus chromosome 23, fMasArm1.2, whole genome shotgun sequence genome, the region AAACAAGAAACTCAACATTTTATCTTACTTACTAAAAATAATGATGTTTAAGTTCCAAATATTGAGTATTTAGGAGCAAATTTTTATTATATCCCCACATTGTAGTTCAGACAAAAATAATTACTAGTCTGATCTTGattgtattttgtatatttctCAACTGAAATTTCTGGTTGTTTCAAGTTTTGGGTGacattatgtttacattttgataaTGGATAAAACATGCTTACctagtgttttctctctccctctataGCCCTGTATGATGAAATATGCCAGTTTCGCCAGGCCTGTAGTGATGCCCACATGAAGACCATCCTGGCTATTGGAGAGCTGGGCACATTTACTAATGTCTACAAAGCCAGCATGGTTGCTATGATGGCTGGTCAGTCTCACTTCAGCCTTCTTAAACTTGTTTCAACTGTGTGTCATAGTCACAGTCTCGGACTGGAGTGGAGCTCTTCTTctgtcttgctctctctctttcactcagacgcacacacacacacacacacacacacacacacacacacacagtaagctTAACCAGCCATCATATAATAAGCGGATTACAGAACCAAATTATCAAGGGCTCTGATAGAGatcattattaaaatgcattgCTTTTGTCGCAGCTCTCGCTCCTTAATCTCTCCTTGTTACTATGAATTGCATATGAGGTTCCTGAAATTGAATGATAATTTCACCTATTAATCTCTAATTCTGCCAATTTTACTCTGCTGTTCCCTGCCAGTATCCCCCTGCCCACGCAAATGAATAGAGCTTCATTACCGCCACCCACATTTAATAACCGTTATTCATTATGTGGTAATTAAGACTCCCCATAACGAATCCTAAGGGTTATGCCAGTttgagagagaggggggaaagGCTGAAAAAAAGACCTGACAAAAAGAATACGTAGAACATGTCTTTAATGAACTGGAAAGTGTTCATCTTGTTCTGTTCCATAATGAACAGTCATTATACACTAGGGAGGGAGAaggggtgattttttttttctttctttcttgcagccCACAGTTTGTGGATAATCTATTAAAGAGCATCATTTCATCTTCTATTTTTATCAGGAAAGCTGATAAAACATAATTGGCTGtgaaagaaatgaaggaaaaattaAGAATTTTATTGATGAGGGTACAGCTGCCCTCCATTCACCATTGGAAGCATATGTTCTTGTCTGCCAGACTGTCAGAGTAATGCCCCCTGTCCGTTCTCTGTCTGCACACCAACACTGCCTCTGATTCTGCTTCTCTACCTTAGTACATTGACTCTTCCTGTAAAGGTCTGAATATGGAGCAGCTTAttataaaacacactgacagatgaATAAGTGCAGCATCGCAATATTACCTGCTGCATTTTGTGTGCTAGTGTGTTGAAAACTACAATCATTTGTTAAATCCTGACAGGATCAGATTTCATCAAGACATCCACAGGAAAAGAGGTTGTCAATGCTACTTACCCAGTTGCCATAGTGATGATGAGAGCCATCCGTAACTACTTCTTGTGTACAGGCCACAAGGTACAGTACTTagcttctctctttttgtgGATAGTGTATATGTCCTGGTTAATGAGAAAAGGAAGTGGACTGCAGTCTGTGGATCAACGACATGGAGGTTGTCATAGGGTTAAAGGAAGGACATGTAAGGCTGCTCAATTTCAGCGAACAGATGTCATTTGTACCTCTTTTTGTATTGTACGCATACAGCGATCAATTAATTTTTGGTCAGAAATTCTTGACTCTTTTTTACAATGCAGTTAAACCATTAAATCAGTTAAACTCTTAAAGTTTAGATTGCAATCATGTTTGAAGTTTGTTACAAGATGCGTATTCCTTTAGGTGGGCTTTAAGCCAGCAGGGGGGATCAGAACAGCTCAGGAGTCTCTGGTGTGGCTTACTTTGATCAAAGAGGAGCTGGGCAATGACTGGCTCTGCCCTCACCTTTTCCGCCTGGGAGCCAGCAGCCTGTTGGCTGACATTGAGAGGCAGGTGAGGACTTAACAgtcgttcacacacacacacacagtgtatcaTAGTGTACagaattttattctttttttttttttttttttaatacagatCTACCATTATGTGACAGGACAGTATGCAGCCTATCATGAGCTGCCTATGCCCTGAAGCTGTAGGTTTT harbors:
- the dera gene encoding deoxyribose-phosphate aldolase isoform X3, whose product is MSVRNPGTKLDLEWIAKVKVNTQAVLKRAQHVQGQKTPKKQWQAAWLLKAVTCIDLTTLAGDDTPSNIHRLCLKAIQPVRYDLLKKMDMHDKALYDEICQFRQACSDAHMKTILAIGELGTFTNVYKASMVAMMAGSDFIKTSTGKEVVNATYPVAIVMMRAIRNYFLCTGHKVGFKPAGGIRTAQESLVWLTLIKEELGNDWLCPHLFRLGASSLLADIERQIYHYVTGQYAAYHELPMP